The Pagrus major chromosome 24, Pma_NU_1.0 region CACAGACAGTGAGCTTGAACAGGTGCGACGCTCCTACTTTGAACAGAAACGGCTGGGGACCGAGCACAATGTGACCCTATCCAAGGAGCTCTTCTGCCGACTCATAAGAAACACTATGACTAACATGATCTCCATCgcaagagccacagaggactcCAGATACCCCACCAAACATGAGGTGAATGCCATGGCAAAGCGACTGGTGGATTACTATCCAATGATAAAAGACAGGTCATCAAACAATGAGTGGGTGAGTAgattttgtcacttttgcttGTTGCTGGTATGATGTTAATACTGAGATTTCTGTTCATACAGTGCTAAATCGTGACAGAAAGTTCAAATGGAGCAAGACATTGCCGAAAGATATAATTAGAATATAAGAAAGTTTGAGcctattgtcattttttttaatgttaactaTATATGCCTCGCAGGAGCATGTTGCCAAAAAGCTCATGAAGAGACTCTCAAATGTCAGAAGTCCAAAGAAGGCCAAAGGTCCTCCTTCCAAGAAACCACGACAAGAAGTCAGTTCAGACGTTGCAACTACTGACTATGATGGAGATTCCAGTACATCCACCATTATTCTGGAACGGTCACCTGTTAGTCCCATGGGCATCCCAGTAGATCTGTCACCTAGAACCAGCACCCCAGCGCAGAACCGGAACAGCAGTGATGAAGAATGTATGTAtcttattacatttaatttgtcagtTTTACTTGTTAGTTTGGAAATCTCATGTCCCCTTTCCACCATAACGTTCCTGTAATGTCTTCAGCTTGTTCAGTTGACATCATGGACAGCCAGAAAATCCAAGCAAGACACTACAAGACCCTCCAAGAAATGTACAAGTccaaaaagccaaacaaagCTGCGGTAACTCATTTGCTGAACATGGAATTTGAGTCTCGAAGACGCTTCATCACCTCTGATGTGTTAAATGAGCAAGACAGAGCAACAAAGATTCTAGAGGCTTACCCTTGTTTCAGAGAACTGGATCATGTAAGtaatgttgttggtttttttttttgaagaagtCATCAGAATGTactttttttcaggttttttttctttatctgaatCTATTTTTCAGgtgctggatgagctgcagcGAATCATCCAACCGACCAACTCCCAGTACATATCAGAGATGCAGAACAGATGGAAAACCTTCTATTCAAAGGTCCAGTTTTATGGAGTTATGAAGAAGGCCATGAAGCCTCCTAAAACTTTGAATGGAGGTGAAGTCACAATACATTGACTTGttcattttatataataatgtcTCGtaattatttgttatgttaaagTTATTTATGGTACCACCTTGTATTGTCCCTTTTCCATTAAACCAGTGGAGCATATCACAGCTGTCTTCAGAGCCATGCCACTGCTCTTTCCGTCCAGCACTTTGCCATCGAAGAAACTGGGCTCAAGCAGCGAGGCTCTTTTCCATGTCCTAGCGGTGAGATTTACAGACatactgaaacatttcataatatatgttacagtttttcaggcatacattttatattaggTTTAATTACTTTGAGATAaacttttatcatttcaaaagcTCCAAAGGGGAAGTGTTTTCCATAGTGTACTTAATGTAGTACTAACATCATTGGAACTAGCTGTGCATTCAGCATTTGCAGTGGGCTTAATGCTGAGGGGTTactgtgactgtttgttttaaagtacAATATGATTTCACTCATGTCCTAGTCCAGGTCTTAAGTTTATGTTACTTGCAATGTTTTTTCTAATCttcttgatttatttgtgtcatCTAGACTTCTGAGGATCCTAATGGTTTCATGCAGCAGCGACCCCTGTCTTCTCCGGTTCTGCTCGTTTCTGAGGACAACTGTATGATCGCCATCGGAAAAACACCTGTGACCACCTTCACCATAGACAGACTTAATGAGGGACTTCTCTACGTCATGGCATATTACTATGCCCTGCACATGACCTACCCCAAGTGCATTTCTACACTACTGTCAGTACTGCAGACAGAGGTACTTCAAGATTCAATTCATGAGCAGGATTTGACCCCTCACTACAAAAAAGCGATGGGTGAGTGGAAGTCATTCAGTGAGTGAGTCCCTTTGTCTATCACTCTGCCCCACTCTTCCTGTTGTAAGTATTTCAAAGAAAGTTGatgttctgtttaaaaaaaaagttcatcacAGTTAGACACATTTGTTGGTGAGATTGAAAACCTTTCCTGTGGGATAATATGCTGCAAAGCAGCTGCAACATGGTGTTTATTGCTGTAGTATGCTGCTACAATAACTGATGGTTTTTTTTGATAGTGAGGTTCAAATCAAAACTGGCTTTTCAATCTGTTAGATTATGATAGCTCTGGAATGTGGAAGTTGTCCTTTTTTGGATGTTGAGTTGAGCAATTGTATtgcaaagttaataaaaaaatattaaatgagaaAGTTTTGGTGTCTTGATTTAAGACAACATCACTTATATTTGTTATGCTGTTTTAAGAAATGATGTCttattttaactacttttaTGCTCATTATCAATCCCAGATTAAGGTGTCAATTCTTAAATTTAATTTAGTCAAGAGACTTAAATTCTAATTTTAAGTAACTTAATCttaaattagtgtttttttcattgcttgttTTAGAAGAATTCGGGTTAATTTAAGATTTTCTGTCTAGTTTAAAGTCTCATTTTAGTCTTTCAGAGCCAAGAATTTTGGGCTTATTTTAAGAAATCTTGTCAAGCGAAAAAAAGCTTACCccattggcagatttttttgctTGATATAGGATGATTTGATTGAATATAAGaattttttgcttctttctaGAAGggctgtttttgcagtgtgggtTTCATCTGACACTGACAAAAGGCAGTCATCTACATAAAAATTGTGCATGCTTTAACTGCAGCAGGTGCCATTTTGTCCTTAGCATCCTCAGCTGTCTTCCTTAATGCAAAGTTGGCACCGCTGGGAGAGGATGTCGCCCCAAACAAGTGCAcaaatattttgtattctttcaAGGGCTCATTCAGGTTTCCATTTGGCCACCAGAGGAATCGCAGGAGGTCTTGATCCTCTGGTGGTACTTTCACTTGATGATACATTGCCTCTATGTCTGACATTAAACCAATGTGGTCATGTCTGAATCTTGTTAACACTCCTATTAGTGTATTTGTTAAATCTGGTCCTTGTAAAAGTTCTGTATTCAATGACTTGCCCTGATgatgctgcaaattcaaaaacttCGCAAAGTTTCCCTTTTTGGGGGTGATATACCCCATGATTAGGTATGTACCACACACTATCATTTTCAGACACAGTCTCTTCTTTTGGTACTTCCACTGCATACTCTTTACTGATCAGGTCAGACATGAATCTCTGATACTCTTTatgaaagtctttgtttttgacaagtttCCTTTCCAGGTTTTCTGCTCTCTGGAATTGTTGTGCCCCGGTGGCACAACAATTTCCACTAGAGTTGTGTGTTGTTTCACaagttgtcatgttttctgtggtGCTTTTCTCACTGCTCTTAACAGCTTCATTATCATCTTCCCTTGTGACATGAAGCatgtgtaggaacacatgtccatcgcctctgcattccaTTGAGGTTCTGTTCTTGCATTAATTACTCCTCTcatctgcaagctgactgttttcaggaaagagacgccatgaagtctctcacctcttcacctgacttgttttgctttcaatgaAACCGTCAGATGGACGCTTCACAGGAGAACCCCTCTCCTTTATTTACAGCTTTGGATAACCATTTGTCCTCTTCCCCCACTCAAGATATTGAcactcctttctctcaggtcggttgagttcatcatcaaatgaatccactacagagtaaaagtactctgggcctcttctctgttttccaGCCCTCCTGCCCTAATGGTTTACGACTATGCTTCTCTTATCACACATTCCAACCTATAATGGTTTCTGCACTCATCCCGATTTCAAGCAAgttctaaaataccattaaaccAGGAACTCATCCTCTTAATTTTAACAGATtaggaaacagtaaaagaatttcataaaactgatctttttcccgtttctctacgattaagattgactgagatcaagttttaatgtttaatctgtcctgtgttcggtggaaccacagcacctcctgatgacGAGCTAtttaagaaatattctgtttaatatgtttattgttatcgccagtaaatgtctctgatatgtttttgttttaacaagtattaggctagaactaggagaaatatgtataagtgatcaattctaccagttctacctacagtatattcaagtgtgttttcttttacgttttaatcaagttttaattccttttgaatgttagtgattttaatcatgtcataaaccttttcatgatagacaaagtacatctattgagccatggtgagattctgtgaaaggtgaagcacggtgttgaaacgtttaaaactataagtttagttttagtgaGTTCCTGTTAATTTTCACACTATCTACTCGGAGACAAAAAGTCGGCAGTCCTGCCCCCAGGCACGCCCACCATTTGGAGACAACAAAACTAAGAGACATCACTTGTCTCGAGTTAGtctaggttttttttgtttcactcttaCTCTTGTAATTTACTTTTGAAACTCTCGTCTTTAATTTTTCCGCtccttacttttactttgaaacacgcttcGAGGcagcgatctcagcagaagtgctcgcgcgttgatttttctcacttttatatttttcgcagtttgtaccagaacgaagttctgttttaatttgttttatacagttaagtattgtaacctgatttagaggaagtgaacttaatttagattatcttgcattaactaacaacggaagatccgcctgatcaacgtatcatcctcagttattttattcaagaagttagatttagtttacaaagtcagagcctgagaaccactcgaagcaacgaagaagaacatctttatcaaaatcatcatcacgacactacagcaacttgctgtgtctgaaaccgtgcaagcggtttccaacaaAAGACAGACTCGTTGACAAGCGGTActggaccagctgccctcttcctaagacatcgGACCGAGGTGTCCAACCagctgataccggacgagctgacccccacCATTgaaccgggactgccagctagagtcgcaaatcacctgAGGGAAcccgccgccgcggactcaaccactctgctaagaaagtaggctttCCATCGCTCAtcacagctggattcacacatgatacatgagatggtgtctatggctctgattcatatcttttagtttaagagaaattcggttaggattttggtagtattaaaattactcccgtaatatttaaatgcttcaacctaactcgtgatctcaccatcagtccatattccactaataacccattacttagttattccatatttcctgttacctgttgttattcatttaaattgccatttcatttatttaatctgaattatttagtcaataaacatatttaaccgtatgtcattgtctgtgcaggtttgtttttaatgtggagaaccgatggatctgtgtagaagtcactacttcatttatgagattgaataaattgatctgaaattgattagaattgatacaagttaaacttgtccagtcgaatttgattaattacctccggattattcaaatagacgaACAACGcaggtggtgccccatttacgagtgctttattaatcaccagtgattaataaattacatttattattattgtatctGCTACATTCTGCAAAGGAAGCACAgggcagagtcaggaaacacacagttgcaggTAGGAACAGTCATATTTTTGCCGGGAGTTTGGTCCGACGTCACCCATGTACCCCTTTGTGTGTTACCCCAATAAGGCTCCCCCTTGCTACAGGTGAACCCGGAACTTAGAAAtagaactgatataaaacaatgcaggaaattctaacttttttttttttagataatattagcattgaccaggttttgagaatgttcaccataattaattaggaaaataaataaataatgacaataatgaatgatcagatgaataaaacaaagtaatcaTTGACCCAGCTACATACTCCCCCCTGAACTCCTCAAAACAGCTCCAGTACAGGATAATAGCTGGCTTAAGGGTAATCTCAACATAGTCAGTTATCACTCTCAAATATACATTACTACACGCAACATGAATGTCTCCCAACTAGCAGGGAAAGTAACATGAAGAAGCTGGCCAGACTTCTTTAATGTACTCTTGCTTAGGAAAGTGCCTTATACACAATCCCCTGTAGCTGACTAGATAACTATAACCCAAACTGTatgtttacacaaaaaaagcacattaatgTTGAACTTAGAATTGTCCCTGAGACATAACAAACTATGAAACTATGCCatttggctgtgtgtttttctgtgtcatgtTCTGTATCAGTCTGTTAACTGGCCTTATAATCCTGCCTACTCTTGTCCTAATATGGCCCACCGAGTCACTTGGTGGCAGTCCATCAGGTTTTAAGGCTAGTTTAGTAGTTACTCCCTTGGCTGTTTGACTCTTTGGTTGACCATCGCCTGATCCTGATTGTACACTATTTCGCCTAGTCTCTGCCACATTGCTGCTTGCTTTACTGCTGCTGTCCATGTCTGTTTCAATGGGAAGATCTGACGCAGCACTGACGCTCTCCCCGTCAGTCTCAGTGCTGACACCGTCGCTTATCTGTGACACCCGAGAGGGTGATACAGGATTACCAAGGGGCCGTTGAGGGGAATCAAAGGGCACAGGCTCAGTTTCTGGGGGGCCTTCAGGAGCAGCAGACTCAGCTACCCAACTGGCAGTGCGATCTGACCGGTCGACCTCGGACTCAGTCAACAGGAGTCTCCTGTTTTCTTTACTTGTTTCTGAGCCACTGTCAAAGGTTGACTCAACTTCATGCTCCACTTCCACTGGTAAGAAGTTAGCTTGCAACAGCATATTTCTGTGGACAACCCTCTCTTGACTGGTGGTGAGATTTTTAATGTGGTAAGTATGGCACCTTAAGTCTTTGGAAACAACTGTGTAGAGTGTAGACTCCTACCTGTCAGCCAACTTCCTGCGTCCGCGTCTACCCTTATCTGCCAAGAGAACCTGATCCCCTTCTTCAATATCTGTGCCCTTAACCCCTTTGTTATACAGGTCTGCCTGTCGTTGTTGGCTGGGATTGGCATTGACCTGGGCCAGTGCGAGGGCTTCCTTGAGGTCATCTCTCATCCTTTTGACATAactgtcatagtgatgtcattatCTCTCTCCACATTGCAGAAGATCACATCTACTGACAGTCTGGGAATGCGTCCATACATCAGGTAAAAGGGAGCATAGCCAGTCGACTCATGAGCTGTACAGTTATATGCAAAGGTCAGCATTTGTAGCATCTGCGGCCATCTTTGTTTATCTCTGGGGGGTAAAGTCCGGATCATATTCCCCAAGGTTCGGTTGAATCTCTCAGTGTGGCCGTTCCCCATGGGATGGTAAGGGGTTGTCCTTGACTTTTTTACACCGGCAACCTGCAACAGCTCCTGAATCAACTGGCTTTCAAAATTTGCACCCTGGTCTGAATGGATCCTTTGAGGGAATCCATAGACACAAAAGTACTTATCCCACAACTGACGTGCGACATGCTTTGCTGACTGGTCAGAGCACTTGAAGGCGTGGGCCATTTTAGTGAAGTGGACTGTTGCCACTAATACATCCACACTCCTTCCTTTAGCATCCTCTGCAGACCAGAAATCCAGACAGACTAGTTCCAAGGGGCTTGTGGTCTTAATACTTTCAAGCTTGGCTCTTCCTTCAGGTTCCAAGGTCTTACTGACAACACAACGCTTGCAAGTCTTGACGTactctctgacatcacgctccaTATCAGCCCAAAAGAACTTCTGCCGTACCAGATACAAAGTCCTGCTCTGACCTTGATGGCCAGCATCATCGTGAACGCCTTGCAGAACACCGCTGACCAAAGAGGTGGGTACCATGTACTGATGGCACTTCCTCCTAGTTACTATATCCTTACACACTCGGTATAAGATACCATCAAGCATTTTCAACCTATGCCactgtttcaaagttttaagcACCCTTATTGACAATCCGGCTCGCTCTCTCCTTGAAGACCGCCTTGCACGGGTGACAAACGGAATGACCTGCGACAGTGTGGCATCATTTCTCTGTTGATCCTGGAGCTCCTGGAGTGAGAAGACAGGCAGGGTGCTTTGGCCTGGTGGGATGAGTTGCTCCAGATCCTGCGCAAGACAAGCGACCACCCTTTGTTTGGACCCCTGATCCCACTCAACATGTCCTGCCAACACTGCAGACACCTCAACATCAGTCATAGAGCAGCATTCGAAACTCTCTAGTGAAAGTGGGTGTTCGACGCTCTGGTGGTTGGTGTCAGCCCTGAACACTTCTTGAACAACACCCTCTCGAACTTGTTGAGACTCCTCCAAAAGCTCGGCATATGGCTCCTTTATGAGCCTTTGGCTGACACGGGTTTGAACGAATGGCTGCCTGCTCAGAGCATCAGCGACGATGTTCTTGCTACCAGGTATGTATTTGATGCTGAAATTATATGGCGGTAACTTGGCTACCCACCTTTGCTCACACGCATCGAGTTTGGGTTTTGTGAGGATAATCAGTGGATTATTGTCTGTCCAAACAGTAAAGGTGTGCCCTTTCAGCCAATAGCTAAATTTGTCGCAGACGGACCACTTCAATGCCAAGAACTCTAGGCGGTGCGCAGGATAGTTGCACTGAGCGCGGGTCAGTGCTTTGCTGGCAAAGGCAATAGGACGTGCCTTGCTGTCGCCATCCTGGAGCTGAGATAACACAGCGCCTAAGCCATCCTGGGAGGCATCAGTACAAAGAATGAATGGTTCGTTGAAATCAGGGTGTGCCAGTACGACAGACTCCAGGAGTGCAGCTTTCAGACGTTCAAATGAGTTGTGGTGCTCCTCTCTCCAGTCACTGGGGTGCAGTTTCCTGAACGCAGCAGCGCCTCTTGcattccctctctttccttttaGTGCTGCAGTCAGTGCAAACAGGTTTGGCTATGCGGGAACAATCAGGAATGAACTGCTGATGATGATCATACCCAAGAATGACTTGATCTTTCTTTGGGACGGTGTAGCGCCATCTTCCATCATAAGATCAGACTCAGACATGGAGGCGATTGCCTTGACCTTATCTGGGTCGGTCGACACACTGTTTTCATCCACAATATGACCCAAGAATTTCACGCTCCTCCTCAGTAGGTGACATTTTTTTAGGGGCCAGCTTTAGTCCATGAACACGAAGTCTGCTGAAAACTGTTTCAAGCCCCCTGAGAGCTTCAGCTTCGTTGGGAGCATACACAAGCACATCATCCAGGTAACAGAGTAGAGTTAGAAAGTTCTCATCTCCAAATATGCCCATCATTAGTCTCATAAAGCTTGCAGGGCTGTTGCATAACCCCTGTGGGAGTCTATTAAACTCATAAAGCCCCATAGGTGTTGTGAAGGTTGTGAgttttttgtcctcttctgCCATGGCAATGTTATAAAAGCCAGATGTGAGATCCATTGCACTGAAAATGGCATTACCTCCCAGAgctgccagacagacagattgatgGGGCAAGGGATGTGCATCCTTGATTGTGCGTGCATTCAACCAGCGATAATCCACGCAGATCCTGAGATCCCCGTTCCTCTTCCATACAAGCACTAATGGGGAAGCCCACACGCTGTTGGACTTGATCTCACGTTCCTCCATCTCCGTGAGAACCTGTCGGAGCTTGTGATATTCCCCTGGTGGAACACGCCGGTACGGGAGTCTGAACAGTTGCTGGTCGGACAAATGGATGCGATGGACCAAATCGTTAGCCATCCCACAATCAAGCTTGCTCCttgagaaaatgtcctcataCTTTTGTATCAGTTGCAACAGTTGTGACTTCCAGTGGTCTGTCCCCTCACATGAATCAATATCCAGATCATCCAATCCCAGATTACACAAACTGTCACGAAAGTTGGGACATGGTGGAGGATCTGAGCTGTGGGCTGATTCACCACATACTGTCTGGTTCTGCATTCTGACCTCTGCAGTTGATGTTTGCTCAGAGGCCACATCCAGATCCTCAATAGCAATGCAGGAGGACACATCTGCTACCTTGGTGTGGCACTTTAATGTGACAGCCTTGTCAGACGTGTTCAAGATTCTGACTGGGATCCATCTCTCACCATTTATAGAAGCAACAGATTGACAGACgatgatgtttttcttgtggattTGTTCTTCGATGGCTCAACCAGAACAGCGCTGCCTTCAGAGAGGGGTGAGACTCCAGGTAACTTACCCCAAACCAGGTGCTCTTGCTTTGGGAGAAGAGTTACTGCTTGCACCAGCTTGACAGACCCGATAAAATCTGGCATAGTGTCACCTTTCCATCTGTTGATGCCAGACAACATGTTAAGAAACTGCATTATCTCAGGTGCGTTTGTAGACTGAGGTTTGCTCAGAACCTGCCAGAAATGGGGAGACTGTTTAAACTGCTTCAAGAgatatttaatgacatttgtgCCCAAAATCAACTGATCTTTCTGCCCCGAAACCACTAAAACAGGTACAATAAATGTACAACCATACACTTCCATCTTCAGGTTGTGAATGGATTTGGGCCTGACTTGGGTTCCACCACAGCCAACAAGCACAACATCAGGATGGGCAGAGTTGGTCTCTGATACTGAACCAACATTCTTAAGCATCTGTTCAGCCTCTTCACTAATG contains the following coding sequences:
- the LOC140992439 gene encoding uncharacterized protein, giving the protein MSNPEYIVFTDSELEQVRRSYFEQKRLGTEHNVTLSKELFCRLIRNTMTNMISIARATEDSRYPTKHEVNAMAKRLVDYYPMIKDRSSNNEWEHVAKKLMKRLSNVRSPKKAKGPPSKKPRQEVSSDVATTDYDGDSSTSTIILERSPVSPMGIPVDLSPRTSTPAQNRNSSDEESCSVDIMDSQKIQARHYKTLQEMYKSKKPNKAAVTHLLNMEFESRRRFITSDVLNEQDRATKILEAYPCFRELDHVLDELQRIIQPTNSQYISEMQNRWKTFYSKVQFYGVMKKAMKPPKTLNGVEHITAVFRAMPLLFPSSTLPSKKLGSSSEALFHVLATSEDPNGFMQQRPLSSPVLLVSEDNCMIAIGKTPVTTFTIDRLNEGLLYVMAYYYALHMTYPKCISTLLSVLQTEVLQDSIHEQDLTPHYKKAMGEWKSFSE